Proteins encoded within one genomic window of Dyadobacter chenhuakuii:
- the nth gene encoding endonuclease III, translated as MLRKDRFKFFLDYFTNNFPEPETELHYGSPYELLVAVALSAQCTDKRVNMVTPALFERFPDPVALAASNVEEVFTYIRSISYPNNKAKHLVGMGRMLVEQFNSEVPASIDDLQKLPGVGRKTANVIASVIFNQPAMAVDTHVFRVSRRIGLVPLTATTPLAVEKELLKYIPKDLVHKAHHWLILHGRYICLARTPKCMECPLRPCCKFYEKNVKVSLFQS; from the coding sequence ATTCAAGTTCTTCCTTGATTATTTTACCAATAACTTCCCAGAACCTGAGACAGAGCTGCATTACGGAAGTCCTTATGAGTTGCTTGTTGCCGTAGCCCTTTCCGCGCAATGCACGGATAAGCGTGTGAACATGGTTACGCCTGCGCTTTTCGAGCGGTTCCCCGATCCGGTTGCACTGGCGGCCTCTAATGTGGAGGAGGTTTTTACTTACATCCGCTCCATTTCTTATCCCAACAACAAAGCCAAACATTTAGTGGGCATGGGAAGAATGCTCGTCGAGCAATTCAATTCCGAGGTGCCCGCTTCCATAGATGACTTGCAGAAGCTGCCCGGCGTCGGACGGAAAACTGCAAATGTGATCGCATCCGTTATCTTCAATCAGCCTGCTATGGCTGTCGACACCCATGTTTTTCGCGTTTCACGACGCATTGGACTGGTGCCGCTTACGGCTACCACGCCACTTGCGGTTGAAAAAGAACTTTTAAAATATATTCCCAAAGATCTCGTTCATAAGGCGCATCACTGGCTCATTCTGCACGGGCGCTACATTTGCCTCGCCAGAACCCCAAAATGCATGGAGTGCCCCTTGAGGCCGTGTTGTAAATTTTACGAAAAGAATGTAAAAGTTTCCCTTTTTCAATCCTGA